Below is a window of Tolypothrix bouteillei VB521301 DNA.
ACTTCGGTATTCTTTTCGCTACAACTGTATCTGGTTGGTAGTGCCTAACAAGACCTAACACTTTAGAGCAAAACAACAGGGGTAACTTTGCTTCTGTTTGGGGGAAGATTACCCTGCATGGGTAATGTCAGGGTGGGACTTGCGGCACTACCTTAGATTGATAGAAGAGTAATCTTACACCTTAAATCATTCACGGAGGGTGAATATGACACAAGCTGCCGATTTCAATACAGTGCTTGAGGCTGCTGCTCGCTCCATAAGCTTGCCACTCGTGGTACAAGGTGACAATGGTGATGCTGTGAAATTTCTCCAACAACTTCTAAATGCTTATAGAAGCAAGATTGGGGATGGTAGCACTGCACCACTTCAAGAAGATGGAGATTTTGGTCGTAACACGTTTGCGGCTGTTGTCAGATTTCAACAAGAATACAGAGCAGTTATTGGCGATTCCACTTTTTCTGTTGATGGAAAAGTTGGTCCTTTGACTTGGCGTGCTTTAGGTGATTTTGCTTATCGTCGGTGTCGCTAGTGAGCGAACGGCGATCGCCATTTGGTAAGCAGTTAATCAACAGCTCTGTCACTGGCGATTGTCAACTCACCCGGTACTGGTTCATTCATTTGACCGAACATCATTGAAACAAATACAGGAAGGTTAAATCATGGCTCAAAAGAGTTTGCCGACACTGCAAAATGGCTCTAATGGTGAAGCTGTAAGATTTCTACAACAACTTTTAATCGTTTTTGGCAAGCTAGGTAACAGTGACTTCGATGCCATCTTTGGCAGTAAAACAGAAAGCGCTGTTAAAGAGTTTCAACGCGAACAAAATTTAACAGTGGATGGTAAAGTCGGTCCCCAAACGTGGGGTGCATTGGGTAATCAAACCAAGAATACCTGTGCCCAGTTCTAGTTGGGGATTGGGGGGAGTTAGAGATTCAGGAGTGGAAGTTAGAAGTTACCAGAAGCGGAATGTTCGCGTGCTACGGACTGCTTGTTGTTAAAGCGCAGCAGTCTTGTGCTCCCACTTACTCCTGTACGAACACAATTGATTGCCAAAATCAGATTATACAACGCGATACGGCGGTCTTTCGCCCCCATTCACTTATGTCAGGGCGTAATGTTTTGCGCCCTGACTAATTATTAACACTAACTATAGAGGTGAACCATGACACAAGCTACAGATTTTAATGCCCCAGTTGGAGCTAGTGCTGCTTCTATCGGTCTACCACCAGTGGTACAAGGCGACACTGGCGACGCCGTGAAGTATTTACAACAACTGTTAAATGCTTACAGAAGCAAGATCGGGAATGGAAACGTTACACCAGTCCTGAAAGTAGACGGAAATT
It encodes the following:
- a CDS encoding peptidoglycan-binding domain-containing protein, producing the protein MAQKSLPTLQNGSNGEAVRFLQQLLIVFGKLGNSDFDAIFGSKTESAVKEFQREQNLTVDGKVGPQTWGALGNQTKNTCAQF
- a CDS encoding peptidoglycan-binding domain-containing protein, which encodes MTQATDFNAPVGASAASIGLPPVVQGDTGDAVKYLQQLLNAYRSKIGNGNVTPVLKVDGNFGSNTFSAVVQFQKEYTAVNTNNIKLVADGKVGPATWRALGDFGFLKCRP
- a CDS encoding peptidoglycan-binding domain-containing protein — translated: MTQAADFNTVLEAAARSISLPLVVQGDNGDAVKFLQQLLNAYRSKIGDGSTAPLQEDGDFGRNTFAAVVRFQQEYRAVIGDSTFSVDGKVGPLTWRALGDFAYRRCR